The sequence GGTGCACGGCGCGTGAGAGCGCGCCGCGCCGCGGCGACGTGGGCGGGGCTTGAGAGGGCGCCGTGGGCGGGGGCTCGAGAGCGCGCCGCGCCCGCGGCGACGGGGTTGTGGTGTGGCGGCGGACACGGCCACGGGCCGGCTCCCGGTGAGGGTGCCGGCCCGCGGCCGTGTCCGGGCGCGGAGTCTCAGCCGCGCACGCGCTCCATCTTCACGACCTTGCCGGCCCACGGGCAGAACCGCTCCGAGGTCCACCAGTCCTGGCCGACGTAGGACGGCAGGCCGTCGCACAGCTCGATGCTGATGGCGGCGAAGGTGACGTCGTTCGGGTCGAGGTGCCAGGTGTAGCCGGGGTTGTACGGCGACGTGGTGCGCACGATCCGGCCGTTGACGTGTTCGTTGCTCCGGCCGTACAGCACCTGGAACGCCTTGTCGATGTCGGCGCGCTCGACGAGCTGCACCCGGAACTGCTCGGTGCCGCCGGTCTCGCCGTCACCCGGGGTCTCGAAGGTGGCGACGTAGCCGCCCAGCGGCGCGGCACTGGTCGCGGCGGCGGGCGTGACCGCGGTCGCGAGCAGGCCGGCGGTGAGCGCCAGGGCGGACAGCGCGGTGGTCGTGGTGATACGCAACTTGCTCTCCCAGGTCGTGGTTGAGGCGACGGCCGGGCTTGTGGCCCGGCCCGTTCAGCGAACCACACGACCTTCCGAAGTGGATCACGATGTCATTGTTGTTCATGCTTTCTTAAGTAGTATTGCCGGTTGACCTTCGTTTCTTAGGGTGAGCCGGATCGTCGGCCGTGGCGCCCCACCGCCGCGCCGGCTGTCGCACATTTCGATTTGCGGGCGGGCGGGCACGCCGGGGTGGAAAGCTTCCTCGCGGCGGTTCGTGCCGGACAGGGGGGCGACATGGTCAGGATCGCGATTGTGGTCGGGAGCACCCGGCCGGGGCGTAACAGCGAGGCGGTGGCCGGGTGGGTGCACGAACAGGCGAGCAGGCGCGGCGACGCGCAGTTCGAGCTGGTCGACATCGCCACCTTCGATCTGCCGATTCTCGACGAGCCGGTGCCGCCGTCGATGGGTCAGTACAGCAAGGAGCACACCAAACGGTGGGCGGCCAAGATCGCCGAGTTCGACGGGTACGTGTTCGTCACCCCGGAGTACAACCACGGCCCGTCGGGCGCGCTGAAGAACGCGCTGGACTATCTGTACGGCGAGTGGAACAACAAGGCGGCCGGATTCGTCTCCTACGGCTCGGCCGGCGGCACCAGGGCGGTGGAGCAGCTGCGACTGATCGCCGCGGAGCTGCAGATGGCCACGGTGCGTTCACAGGTGGCGCTGTCGCTGTTCACCGACTTCGAGAACTTCAGCACCTTCCGTCCCACCGCCAACCACGACGCGGCGATGAACACGATGTTCGAGCAGCTCGTCTCGTGGAGCACGGCGATGAAGACGGTGCGTGAGCAGAGCCAGATCGCCGCGGCCTACCAGTCCTGACGGCGGGTCAGGGGTGTCGTCCAGCGGCGTCGTGCTGGGCCGCCCACAGCCGGAACCGAGGTATCGCCTCACCGAGGTTGAGCGGCCCGCAGGCCACCTCGAAGCGGCCGTCGTCGACGCCGGACATGAGCCAGTCGTGCTCGCTACGGTGCACCTGGTGGCCCGCGAAGGTGAGGCCGTGCAGGGCGGTTCCCCGCAGGTCCACCGTCAGCGACCATCCGGGATGGTCCAGCGTCTCGATCGACACGCCGGACTCGTGCTCCCAGTTCCCGTCGCACGGGGCGGCGTACCAGCCCTGCAGCCACGTCAACGGGTCGGGGTGATGGGCGTAGGGGCGCGGCTCCGGATCCGTCATCCGATCATGATGCGCGAGTTGCCGGCGCTTCTCGTCCGCCGCGCCGCCGGTCCGGCCCGTGTCGCGCCGCACGGCGTGCCCGCGCCCGGTCCGGCCGGGCCGGGTCCGCGGTGGAGGTGCCGCCCGGGTCAGGGGTGGAGGCGCCGCCCGGGTCAGCGGTAGAGGCGCAGGTCGGCGATGCTCCACCAGTTGGCGGCGGCCGCGGTCGTGGTGACCCGCAGGTGGCGCGCGCGGGTGCGTGGCAGGTCCACGGTGGTGAGCTGGCCGGTCCCGGCGCCCGCGGCCAGCGTGTGCCAGTGGGTGCCGTCGAGGCTGCCGGTCAGTCGCCAGCCGCGGGCGTAGTCGCCCAGGTTCGCGCCGCTGTCGATCGCCACCCGCCGGAACGACGTCGCGGCGCCCAGATCGACCTGCAGGTACTGACCGGGTCGCTGGGCCTGGCCGCTGCTGAAGCGGGTGGTGGCATCGTCGTCCAGGGCGGCTGCCGGGGTCTCGCCGGCCGGTGCCGCGGTGGCCGTCGCGCCGGTCAGCGGCACCCGGTGCAGGCGCGACTCCAACGCCGGGTGGCGGGGCCAGGTGAAGGTGGCCAGCGCGCCGCCCGGCAGGGTGTACTCGAACGACCGGTCACCCACGGCCACCGCGAAGGTCCGCGGGTCGTCGTTCTGGTTGTGCACCACCAGCGCGGTCGAGCCGTCCGGGTTGCGGAAGGCGACGTCCATGATCTGGCCGTTCCAGCCGGTGGTGCCGAACGATGTGCTGGCCACCCGTACGGCGCCGGGCGGCACGAACTTCGCCAGGTGCCCGATGGTGTAGTACTCGGCGTTGGTCGTCACGGCGCCGTCCGGCTGGACGGTGACCAGGCCGGTGCAGGTGTCGCAGCCACCCAGGTGCGGCCCGCCGGTGTCGTTCAGCGCGATGTTCCAGTTGACCACCGAGCGGGCCCAGCTGCGGGTGGCGCCGATGGCGGCCGTACGGGCGTGCCAGACCAGGGTGTCGCGGAAGAACTTGGCCGGGGGATCGTCCGGGCCGTGCGAGCCGGAGCATTCGGTGAACCAGATCCCTTTGTCCGGGAACGCGTCGTGCAGCGCCGTCTGCGCCGCGGGATCCCCGGCGTAGCAGTGGTACGCGGTGCCGGCGATCCACCGGGCGGCCGGGCCGGTCAGCAGCTCGTACGGATAATCGGTCTCCGGGTTCTCGCCCGGCGGCGTGTTGGCGACGTCGCCCGGGTGGGTGCTCCAGTTGTGGTCGTAGCCGAGGATCCTGGTGCGCGGGCTCGCCGCGCGCAGCAACGGGCCCAGCGCTTCGATCACCTTCGCCTGCTGGCGCACCGGCATGTCGGTGCCGGGATAACCGGACGGCGTGCGGTTCTGTGGCTCGTTCTGCACCGACAGGTAGTCGATCGGGACGCCGGCCCGGGCGTACGCCGTGACGAATGCGACCAGATAGCGGGCGTACGCGTCATAGATCGCCGGGTCGTCCCGCAGCCGGCCACCGATCAGTGATCCGGTCGTCTTCATCCAGGCCGGTGGGCTCCACGGCGTCGCCATCACGGTCAGTCGCGGGTTGATCCGGCGGGCCTCGCGCAGCAGGGGGAGGATACGGGCCTCGTCGTGGCGGATGCTGAACCTGCGCAGCGCGAAGTCGCTCTGCCCGGCCGGCACGTCGTCATAGGTGTGGTGCCGGTCGGCCGCGGTGAAGTCCGACGAGCCGACCGGCTGGCGCAGGAAGCTCACGCCGATGCCGTGGCGCGGATCGAACAGCGCGCGCAGGGTCCGCTCCCGCACGGCGGGGCTCAGGCCGGACAGCACCGCGGTCGAGGAGTCGGTGATCGACGCGCCGAAGCCGTCCATCCGCTGGTAGGACCGGCCGGGGTCGACCACGATGGTCGGCGCGGCCGAGTGCCGCCCGAACGTGACCGGCGCGCGCTGGTGCAGCAGCTCCGAGCGGTCCACCGTGGTGACCCAGACCCGCGCCCGCGGCGGGGCGTCGGACCGGTGGGCGGAGGCGCTGTCGGCGGCCCCGGTCAGGCCGAGCGTGGTCGCCAGGACGGTGATCCCGAGCCCGGAACCGAGCCTGCTCATCGTGCCTCCACCGGTCGATGCCTGTAACAAATGAAACAGCGGAACGCCGTTCCTCAGGCAGCGAAACATGCCCGGAAAAGCCGTGTCAACAGAGGATTGCCGCATCGACGAGCGGCCTGTTTGTTTCATGGTGTTCCAGGTCGGGCCCGGCGCTGACGGTGCGCCGCCCATCAGGCGTAACGCTTCTCCGCCCGGGCCCGCGCCTTCGCCGCCTCCACCTCGCGGTCCTTCGGCGGCGCGCTGGTGACCAGCCCGTCCAGCAACTGCTGAGTGGCCGCGGCGACCGCCGCCACCGCGGCGTCGAAGACCGCCCGGTTGGCCTGCGACGGGCGGGCCGCGCCGGCCACCTTGCGGACGTACTGCAGAGCGGCGGCGTGCACCTCCTCGGCGGTGGCGGGCGGCTGGAAATTGTGCAACTGGTGAATGTTGCGGCACACGTCGGTCTCCTTCGCGGGGGCCGTACATTGTCGGGAATCCATGCCATACTCGGCCATCCGGCGCTGATCGGATAGCCGTACCCGCAGCCGGTCACTCTCGCTGCCGGGAGCGGCGCGGCCGTGGAACGCGGGGTGGACAGGTGACTGCGGACGGCACTGACGGCGGGCGCGTGTCTCGCCGCAGCGGTCCAGGTACCTCCCCCATTCTTGCCGCGATCCGCCGGATGTGCCGTCTCCGATGTGATCGTGGCGTCCGCCGCCGGCTACGCCGCCTGGCACGACCGGCGGCGGGCCCGGCAGCCCCGCGACGGGCGGTCACTCCGGGCCGGGTACGCCCTCG is a genomic window of Actinoplanes teichomyceticus ATCC 31121 containing:
- a CDS encoding discoidin domain-containing protein — translated: MSRLGSGLGITVLATTLGLTGAADSASAHRSDAPPRARVWVTTVDRSELLHQRAPVTFGRHSAAPTIVVDPGRSYQRMDGFGASITDSSTAVLSGLSPAVRERTLRALFDPRHGIGVSFLRQPVGSSDFTAADRHHTYDDVPAGQSDFALRRFSIRHDEARILPLLREARRINPRLTVMATPWSPPAWMKTTGSLIGGRLRDDPAIYDAYARYLVAFVTAYARAGVPIDYLSVQNEPQNRTPSGYPGTDMPVRQQAKVIEALGPLLRAASPRTRILGYDHNWSTHPGDVANTPPGENPETDYPYELLTGPAARWIAGTAYHCYAGDPAAQTALHDAFPDKGIWFTECSGSHGPDDPPAKFFRDTLVWHARTAAIGATRSWARSVVNWNIALNDTGGPHLGGCDTCTGLVTVQPDGAVTTNAEYYTIGHLAKFVPPGAVRVASTSFGTTGWNGQIMDVAFRNPDGSTALVVHNQNDDPRTFAVAVGDRSFEYTLPGGALATFTWPRHPALESRLHRVPLTGATATAAPAGETPAAALDDDATTRFSSGQAQRPGQYLQVDLGAATSFRRVAIDSGANLGDYARGWRLTGSLDGTHWHTLAAGAGTGQLTTVDLPRTRARHLRVTTTAAAANWWSIADLRLYR
- a CDS encoding DUF2277 domain-containing protein — translated: MCRNIHQLHNFQPPATAEEVHAAALQYVRKVAGAARPSQANRAVFDAAVAAVAAATQQLLDGLVTSAPPKDREVEAAKARARAEKRYA
- a CDS encoding immunity 53 family protein; protein product: MTDPEPRPYAHHPDPLTWLQGWYAAPCDGNWEHESGVSIETLDHPGWSLTVDLRGTALHGLTFAGHQVHRSEHDWLMSGVDDGRFEVACGPLNLGEAIPRFRLWAAQHDAAGRHP
- a CDS encoding NADPH-dependent FMN reductase, giving the protein MVRIAIVVGSTRPGRNSEAVAGWVHEQASRRGDAQFELVDIATFDLPILDEPVPPSMGQYSKEHTKRWAAKIAEFDGYVFVTPEYNHGPSGALKNALDYLYGEWNNKAAGFVSYGSAGGTRAVEQLRLIAAELQMATVRSQVALSLFTDFENFSTFRPTANHDAAMNTMFEQLVSWSTAMKTVREQSQIAAAYQS